The genomic stretch agaggcAAGCGACGTGTTGGATGACCTAGAAAGCTATTACGGATTCAGTTCTTTCGTTTTCTTTAGTCTACcacttctttttccttttgcccAACTGAATTACGCCATCAGAGATTGAGAATCCAGCTTCGGGCTccaacagctgctgccagctgTCGTATAGGATGCGCCAGCTGATTGGCCTACAGGCATCCATGGATACCTAGAATGCAGCGCCACACCACTATTCCTGCGCAGAGCAAGGATGAGGCCGCGACGCCACTGCGCTGGGTCTTGACTTGACGCGTTCTGCCTCATTTCCAGAACAATACCGGTTCCAACGCTACTAGTAGTTCGGCTTTTGCAGAGACATGCCGTGTCGTACACGAGCGCCTTGCCGAGCCAGTTTTGGATGTGAATCAGCCTGAGCCTACGGAGCAAAGCTCTACGAAACCATCAACAGAGTGTCGGCCCTAAATTGCTTTGTGATATCTGGAGCCCTTTCCTCTCAAGAAAGGTTTAATCTTGCTAGCCAAAGAGCTGTCCGACCGCTGTCGCAGAAAGACAGATCCGTTGCGCACGTCCCCCAGTGCGACGCCGCCTCTGTTGCATCTTCAACCTTGGCCACGGATCACTAGGTTCCCCAGCTTGTATTCACCGAGAATCTCCCTTGGTGCACACGGGGCTGCCTCACGAGCACGCGGCCCTTTCGACTTTTGACCTCACCGCGCTGTTCTCTCATCGCAGCCGCCACGGGGCCCCTTTTGTGACGCCATGGCCGGCGATTTGACATGGCAGCCTTTGCCTCAGGCCTCATCATCTGACATACCCATGCTTCTGGTGTCGGTTGATATCGGCACCGCTGCCTACACTGTCCGAATCACTGATTTGGCCAATATTTGGGTCGAAAGCCTGGACCGaaaggccatcttcatgagGGGGTGGAGCGAGAACACAAGCATTGACCCGAGTGACACGCCCGAGAACATGGCCAAATTCCTTGGTAGCTTGAGATCGGCCCTAGATCCCACTCAACCGGGTCATGAGCAGACTGCTCTCACCCTGTCACCAGGCTCTTCCGCAGAAGCTGGCGAGGACGGCCTGTCCCTTCTGGTTACTTGCCCGCTCCCAGGATTCCAGCCCCTGAAATGGCCTATTCATCTTAAGAAGTCTCCTCCATCGGCTATTGCTACTGATCTCGTCTTACCTCTGCTTGAAGCACAATTCGCTAGAAAGGAAGAAGTGAAAGCGCTATTGCAGGAGATGAGTCACAAAGATACAGTCATAACTAAGCTGGCCGATAAGCTGGAAGCGACCGGGACTGGCCTGGAGCATGTTTTCACGGCTCTTtcagggaaaaagaaagtgACAAGAAGCgctgcagaagagaaagTAAAGGGACTGGCCCCTTTTCGCAAACATAATTGGAAAGCGAGCCTCAAATCAGATGAAAACAGCCCAACCAATGTTGGCGATCTTGCAAGGAATGTGTTTGGCGGAGAAGGCCTGAACAAACGATGTTTGATACAGGTAGACGCTTCTCCAGCACTGGATACGTGGTGGCATGATTTCAAGGGCACGTCACAACTGGTGCGTCGTAGCAAACAGCAAATAGCATCACCTACGAAAAGattgccatcgccatctacCAAATCGATGAAcgtggaagatgatgatgattttcaAGTCCAACCCAcgcctcctcatcttcagtcAAAAAACAAGAGCTCGCCCATAGCCCTTGCTGATGATGCGTCTacagaagatgaggaggaaaTGGCAGTGAAACTTCCACCAGAGCCCGGTGCAAAGAACGCTGCATCGTCACAAGATACCAAGACAAATCGCTTGCCGGCAACGACGACACCAGTCCCAGCAGATGAGGACGAGACAGCATCCGAGGCTAGCGATGATGAAATGATTACAAGCCACggtccatcttcttctttaccCGCGCCAGCTCATCCCAAACCCATCACCAAGGCGGGAGGGCTAGGGCGCATCGGCGGTGCTGCAACAAAAATACGTGCCACAGAAGCGGCAGAAGCTGCCGAAGTGAAGGAGGACACCGAGAAGCAGGCAACCATAAAGCCTCaggcgccaaagaagctgggAGTTATCGGAAAGAAATCTGATACTGGAGGCTCCAAAACGTCAATAGGGGATAACAGTGCAAAACGAGGCCGCCCAGCTGAGCGCGAGGAGTCCCAAACTGAGGACCAACCTAGAGAAACCTCACAGGAACGCGCTGATCGGAGACGCGAAGAATTGAAGAATGATCTTCAACgaaaagcagcagccggTCCTGctaaaaagaagaggcgatTCTGAAATAGCATTTTAATCTAATCGCATCATTTTATCATGTACTACTTCTCACAAGGATCTCACCAGAATTTAGTTCCCTCTTGGACACCCAAAAGATGAAGCACTTTACAATCCTTGGTTTACAGTCTATAGGCCGTGACAGCAAGTTACGCATCCGCTCTGGGCTATTAATGGCCCTTCTAATTCCCATTCGTATCTTTATTCCCTCTTTCTTCAGCCTTTACAATTACCCATATCAGTTGACTGGGGTATAGCTATGGAAAAGTTTAGCTCTTGCCGATAAAGAAGGCTATggagagcagaaaaaggCTCATGTATCAGATGAAAGATAAGAGTATGTACTACTACAAACGCCATACTTGCCAGCTCTACTATGGCCACATCGGTAATCGCTCGCCGTCGACTTGCATGAACACGCCGACCGACTCTTGgtctgagcagcagcaagtcggaagagaaggagaaatgATTCGTCGAATTTCGAACTCAAGTTGCCATGACTTGTTGCAGAAATGTGAAGAATTCAGCTCAACAAGTGCCTGAGGGTGGTCAGTGTCATTGGAACCGTCTTACTTAGTACACAGCGTTTGGTCTCTCACCATGGCCAGCTCTGTGGAATTAAGTGGATTTGCACGACAAAATACGAGGTTTGCGAGCACGAGAGGTCTCCCTACTTACCCCTGGGATTTAGAATAAGGGGCATACAGAGTGCTGCATACGTAGCTCAGCCATGCTACACCGCGATGTCGACCGGTGAGCAGAAAAAAGGGTGGCAGAAAAAGGAAACCAagctgaaaagaagaggctgtgGAAAAGATCCGACGGCAGCCGCTTGGGATTGGCCCTCCGGCTGCACCACCAATTTCGCAGGATCCATCTCTCGACGAGGCGCGTACCAAATCATGCACGTGTAAGCGAATAAGGGCAGAGCGTGGGCACTAGAAGCAGGCAGCGGCGAAGTCCGCTTCCATTGCCCTATGATGAGTGGCTGCGACATCCCCAGCTGAGGACTAACTTAAACTGCTACGCGGAGACGTGTCAATGCGCCTGACTTGGTACAAGGGTCTGTCTCCAGGTGGCGGTTTGGCAAAGCAGTGTCACGATACGCACGGCCCAAGAACATACATCCTCACCTCTGGATGCGATACAGCTTGCTCGAAAATTCAACTGAAACCCCGGAATGGATCCAAAGAACTCTATTATAAGCGTTCTCGTATAGAATTTGAGCACCCAAGGTTTTATCACAGCACTGGAGATCCATACTATATATCGATGGCACCATCCTTAGTCTACCTGTCACTTATCAGAATACGCAAGCCCGATTCGGAGATCTCTACACGACATGGTACATAGGTACTTTTACTGCATGCAACCATCCAATGGCAGCCGGAGGCTATCCATATGATTGGTTATATCGTCCTATCCTTGCTGCCTGGCCCTCTGCGCAGCAATTTCAGGGTGGCCACATGCGGAAGCACGTGGATGCCCCCCGAAAGGATGAAAATGAGGCACTTTGTCTACCTTTCTagaattattattatatgaCACAGAGTAGTGTCTGTAATTTCGGTAAACAGAATAAGGATGgatcaaagaaaacaaacacGCACTGGGCAGAAGCGACGGTAAGACCATTTAGCGGTAACCGAGAGACGCCGATTAGGTTGATTCAGAGCCTGCCAGGGTTTGGGCTATGGGGGAGGATTTACAGCCTGATATCGGGCAATTAGTATCAAGATATCATTTCCTACCTTACCGCTATTAGCGTCAATCGGGACCTCTTAGACACCATTGGCCTTGCTCTTCTAAATCTAGCAATCTGCGAGTGTGGCTAGACCGGAAAGTCTATCTGCGGCTCACACCCTCAGCTCCCTAGCCATTCCAGTCTTTGACCAGCATATAGGGTCCCAAGACTCAAGAGTAGGCGGTATCAAGATTACTCCTCGGCCGGGCGGCTTCTTACGTGGCCAGCTGGACATTACCGCTGCATGCGGCCGACGCATTGCCGCAGATAGCTCCCTCCAGGCCCTTGTCAACGATATCCCTACCTATCTGGAGACTCGTTCAAGCCATCATGGGGCTGAAAAGGTGATTACGATGAGGGAAGCGAAGGGAGTCAGAAATAGGCATCCCTGAATGAAAGCCTCGTGCTGAGATGGGTTCTCAACGGCGGCTTCTACCAAGTTCCCATGGGCCTCCCGTTTTCCTCTCGCTTGGAATTCCCAGATTCGATTGCTGTGACCCCATACGGATCTTACTCCCACTTATCCGCCACTGCTTCTGACTGAAGTCCGTCATACAGTACGGGCCTCTACCTACCGTTCAGTAGCAGCCTAAAGCTACTAATACGGATGCAAAGGGGAGGGGCAATTTCCATCTTACCGCACTATTGTGTACTTTCCATCAACGAGTATTTGCATCATGTGCCCAGCCGCCATGCAGCACTCACGACTAAATGGCGAAAGGAATGTTTGATTTCATTCAGAGAGACTACTGGGGCCAGGATATGGAGCATTGTTCTTCTCCGCATGTCATGGAGCACCGCACTGCAGTGCCTCACACAGGCCCGATAAGCCTTGCAGCCGTATGTACGCACACACGATCCCCAGGGCCTCAGAGAGCAGAATCAGAGAGCAGGATCAGAGGGCGTGGGCAATAAAAGGTCTGCGCCATACCCCCACAGCAAGGTCCATAAAGCGAAGATGCAGCGCATTCTGGGGTTCAATGGCGCTCAAGGCAATACATGGCCAGTGCATGAAAAACCAGGCACGATGTACTGCTACCACAATGCTCCAGGTCCAAGGCCCGCGCATCAGACGCGACTGGGATCAACGCAAGGATGCCCTCTGTTGGAGTTCTTCTAGAGCGTGCTCCAGTATCCTCCAAACCCCAGTTTCCTGCCGCTGGCGGGTGGCATCGTGAGTGACACTCAATGGGCTGCATAGCGGTGAGGCATGGATAAAACAACAGAGATCTGCATTGCATAACTGTATTGTTGGCACATCTCAGGTTGGTCCCAGAATGGCATATTGTTCGGATACATCTGTCTAACTTGCATGATTTATGCCATTGCCGATCAGACAGGATAAATGGCCGGCATGCAGTCGCCTGTTACAAGGTTGGAAAAACGAGTAAACGTCTTTTATCTATGCATGACAATACCAGGGCTCCCAACAGCACTTTCCGGATACAGGCGGTATGCAAGCCCTTTTCCGATCAGGAAGGCTTGCTTGCTGGATGTACCAAGCTTGTATACAAGATCAAGATGGACCAGCCCCATCTTTTGCCAAGTCCTTTTCTTGTGAACGATCCTGGCTAGCTTGCTGGAAATGGCAATCAAGCGGCTTATGAGGCCCGATAGAGCAATATTGTCGATCACCGAAGCTCAGTAGCCCAGGCTCAACAGAGCTCATATCGCCGCGACCGCCGAGTTTGTTGCCAGGGCTGGGAACGGGTGGGCTGGCTGGTGTAAGGTGGTAGCACGTCTGTTGATGTCAACTGATATCGTCACCATCGTCGCCAAGATTCCATCGATGAACATTAAAATaagattgaagaggagcTACAGCCATTGCCACATCGTGCTCATGTCTCCCGGACTACGCCACCTCCAGCCTACTCAGCGCTGCTCTTCGGAGAGACATGTGCCCGGATTATTTTCTGGCTGAGAGCCTTGTATGTACATGGACTTTCCCACAGCCGCATGTTTCTAggccttttcccctttgccGTCTATCCTTGTCCAAACCACCACAACAAGGGCCATCCCAGGACTTTTGGCCCGACGAAAAGAGTTTACCTCGAAACTATGGCTgtctctcccccctcaaATCTCAATCAAGACCCGGCGCCAGCAGATGCACTACTGCGTTGGCTGTTGGTGGGAAGCAAGGCGGAAGAGAGCGCCAGTGGGAGCTCATCCGCATCGATCGGCCGTTGTGTACCTCAAACAAGCGGGAAGACGACATTACCGCCGGCCGAGGGGTACCTGTACTTTTGCTTGTACCTTTGCCTGTACACACATTCGCATTCCCATCGACCTCCAGTCATTCACCGCCCAGCCAATGATCCTTGCCGGGCTTGTTTGTGTGGCGCGGctgcttcctcctcctcatttcACCACCACCGTTTAGCGCCCTGGCCTGCCAGAATCTGCCAGTGGAGGGGGAGGCCATCTGTGTGTCCTGCCCAATGCCAAATATAGATTAATGCGTTGGAGCGTACAGAGCACCGTTTGAGCATTGCATACCGCCAGAGATCGAGGCACTGTTGCCCGCctggcctctgctgcccgccaccagcttctcccctcttccaAAAGAGATagagagatagagagagatAATACACCCTTTTTTTGTGCTTGGCCGTTGGCTGTTGGCCCTGCTATCGCGCTTCAACGCTAGGAAAGTTTTCGTCGGAACTTGCCGGCTTTGGGAGaggctttgttttttttttttttttttttttttttttttttttctttctctttgtgaaagacaagaaaggaagaaagaaagaaagaaaggagaatTTACACGGGCTGTGCtatgtgttttttttttttctctgggGAATAGATGGGATGAATACATGCTCAGCTGGCGGTGTGCCACATCGACTCAACATGCATATAGTACCTGGTCATAATGTATTCCACCAAGTGTTGTAGCATATCACGACAAAGGCTGTTAGACGGTGAAAGTAAAGTCGGtcagagaaaaaaataccAAAAATGTCGTGGAATTAAGCTAGATGTGAAAACAGAAACTCTATGTGAAAAACCaaaacagaaacaaaaatagaaagACAAGATCTCGctctcaaaaaaaaaaaaaaaactagcaGTGCTGAAAAAACACTGCGGGTATGGAGGCAGCGGCCATaaccaaaaacaaaacaaaaagcaaacgCATTAATGTcgccaaaaaaacaaacaaaagccAGCCGAAAGTAGAAGCCAGAAAAAACCCATATCCATGCCCAATTAAGAAAAGTTCCATTCCCTATTTTGTGTTTGCTCGCTTCCATCACTGTTCATATAACCATTTCCATCCCGTAAAGGCTCTCTCTTGGAGCAGCGCAGCATAGATAGTATACATTTTTGTTGCGCTCCATAGAATAACCAAGTCCATAGGCCAATCAATTCCtgccagaaaaaaaaagaagaaaaaaaacaccaaaaagaagaaatagaagtTTGTTGAGCAGGTAGAAAAGAGTTGAGGCGGTTGTGTCTGTGTACCGCCAAATAACACACACGCAGAGAGACATCTGtcaaaggcagagagaaaaagcagATCCAACCCTCACCTGCCTGGGGGCAACAGAACAGGGCACGGCACGGCAGACAACCACGTCTCTCTGCCTCCAAAGTGTCTCCCATGCTGCGGCACATTGCTAGCCTCGTGCGAATTGAGTGTGCCTCTGTTCGCCTGTTTAGGTAGTCCAGGCGTTGAAGCCAGGCCGGTTTGAGCAATGGTGGCATCCATCATGGGGCAGACCCTTGCAGCTTGCAGCCGTGGACGCGGCTGTTGGTTCGTCTGAGATAGCCGTGGCTTTCCTTCTAGTCTCCCCCCCTACCCtggctcttgttctttttttttttcgtatCCACCAAGGCAGTGAGGTGGGTGGGCGGGTgggtgagtgagtgagtgcgtgtgtgtgtgtgtgtgtgtgtgtgtgtgtgtgtgtgtgtgtgaggACGGAGAATGCGCTGGTGGTGACACCAAAACCAGAAGCCGCGTTGAGAAACGCATAGACCGGGCATCAACTCCACTGACCCGTGGTACTTGATCCATCTTCTGCGtcaatgctgctgcggtGCCAGTCTAGACTGGTGGTGGCAGTCACAGTCCCGGCGTGCGTTGTTTTTGCGTTGTCGAGGCTcccgtcttctcttccctctccgCTTTGCCGTTGAATTGCGTGATTGTTGTCCCCGTCActctgttgctgctgctgttatcGCTGTAACTGTTGcttgctgtcgctgctgttgttgctgttgtaAACTGGGGCTGTGGCTGTCACCGCTGCTCATCACCAGATAGATGTACAGGATGCTCCCAGCTCAACCCTGCTTGGCGTATATGCGTATGCATGTTTGACATGACATGCGGAGCGCGGTAAGGGAAAAACGTGTGCGCGTGAGAGTGTAGGTGTGCGTGTGTGCGTGTGGCCAGCCACTTCGCCAATCGGAACGGGAGCGTTGTGTGTCGTACGGTCAACCGTCCAGCGTGACGTTGTGTATACCAAGCCTCCCCCCCTCCGAGACCAGCTCGTTCAaaaagacagacagacaAAGTTTGGCGGGCGGGTGAGTGGGTGGGTGGGCTCCCGTAGTGCAAAGCAGGCTGACTCTCTTGCTTCTGCATATCATAAGCCTCATCCTGGCTTGCCTCTAGACGCCGTTAGGGCTGGTCCAGCCGATCCTCGGAGTGCCGATGATGGTGTTATGGCGCCGGATCTGCTCAGGAACGTTGATATTGGCGTGGTCACCGGCGTAGTCTAGTTGGACATCTGCAATGCCATATGGAAACTCTGCGGGCGACGGCTCCAGGTACATCTGCTCCTGTTGGCCCATGTATGAAACCACATGAATGCCGCCGTGACCATTGCCTCCGCCAGCCACCTGTTGGTCCATCCGCGGTCCTGCCATCTGCAGCCCAAAGAGCTctgtggcggcggtggctgcGGTGCCAAAATCCGCGCTATTGCTGTGCCCTTGCACCATGGGGGTCTGGATGGCCGCCGGGTCGATCCGTGGGATTGCAATGGGCATGGAATAGAAGGGATCGGCCATGGGAGCTGGGGGCGAGCCCAGGCCGCTGTCAACGAGCCGATACTGGCGGCCACTGGCCAGCGGCAGCTCGTGGCCGTACAGATGGCCCCGAATACGCGAGTTTCTAGCCGCGCATCCGCCCTTCTGGCCAGACAAGGCCCTGACGGTGCTGTTGCGTTGGTTGAGCCGCCGCTCCATTCCCATGTCTAGATGGCTTGAGCTGCGTCTGCTCGCGCGGCGCCCAGAGTTCCCTTTGCGGTATCTGGTCGTGCTCTGCACCCCATCGCGGACGGCCCAGTCTTCCAGGATCCATTCGTTCGCTCGCTTTGCCTCGCCTGCCAATAAGGCCTCGCCTTCTGCGCACGCCAAAGGGGCGGTATCCTCAACGCGCTTGCGATCGCGTCTTTTGAATGCCTAGAGTAGAAGAGTTAGCATCTGGTAGGCTCCCAGCCACTGAATTGCGGCAGAAATTGAGACCGGGCATATTCGACTTGATAGTCTCATACGCCGTAGCAAATAGCAAGTCAGGAAAataggaaaaagaaaagaaacatgcAGATGTTAGCCCCACTTGCCGGGGTCTTTAGAAACGGTGTaagacagaaaagagaaggaaagaaacaaaaaaaaaaaccgggCTAGGGTAGAAAACTAAGACAACAAACATGCTAGGCTTCGGTGACCAGGATTCACTCACGGCATTCATGCTAAGGTTATGACGGATGCTGTTCTGCCATCCGCCCCTTTcgttcttggccttgctagTGTGGTCTCGGAACCATTGGTAGAGCTCTTGCAGGGTCATGGTATAATCCGGTTGGCCCATCAGGGCCTTGTAGATGAGCTTGGCGTAGGGCTCATCGGCCTTGTCGTCAGGCCGGGCACTGCTCATTGTCATGGGCTCGTCAGCTCGGGGAGCGGCAAGGATCGACTCCATGAATTCCGCATCCTGGCCGTCAATGTGCTCGACCTTGGGCGAAATGAAGGAAGCAGGAGTTTCTGCTTGCAAGCCGTCTGGCGATCCAGCACTCGAAGAGGCAGGAACAGCAGATAGTTCTGGCATCGCGTGAGAAGACACAGAAAGGTTGTAGGCAGTCGGCATGTCAACGTCTGATTCGGGATGAAAGCTCGCCGTGTAGGGAGTGTGTATGTCTGGGTGCTGAAGAGGGAGCTCTTGTGCCGACATTGGAGTGCAGACCCTATCAAAGGGCTGATCTCCAGGATGCTGCGAATGGATATAGCCTGACGTCGGAGGATAGCCAGATACTGATGATGACCACTCGCCAGGAGAAGCGGGCGAGGTGTTGTGACAAGGTAGAGATGCTCTTCCACAAGCGGGCAAATCTTGGAAAGGCATACAATATTGGATATCTCCCGGTCTCAGAGGGGGCGATGGCCAGATGCTGTGGCTTCTTGGCTGATACGGCGAGTACGGGCTCATATATGCACAAGATTCAATGCAGCAAGCTGGTGGCGATAGCACCTGGCCCCCTTGTGAGCATTGAAGTTCTTGATGTCGTTGCTGCTGTGGGAGAGCGCAAACCGCCGGAGTAAACGAGCATGTATCaggttggtgatgctgttgcCCCTTCTCAAAGCTAGACggcaaaggggaaaaggccGCAGGCGAACAGCAGCCCATGGAGGTCGATTGCTTGGTAGATTGGGGGTGCTGGAAATCCGTGTAGCTTTCCACCGGAAGCTTCCTGTCCAAAATGGGCGAAGCCATAGGATGGAATGGCGGGTGAAGCCCTTTGACGGGGGGGGGAAGCAGAGGAGGATGTCGAGACGGAGCAAATGGGGGAGTAGCAAAGAAGGTAGTTTTGTATGTTGAGAGACTTTCTGGTCGAGACGGAAAGACCTGATGCTGTAACGACGTCGTCAGGAGACGGGAAAGTGGGAAAAGTGTCGAACCAGGCAGATATGTAAGTGGAGGCGGCAGAGTGCCACAAGAAGGACAGTATGGGACACCCGAGCTATGGGAGCTATAAGAGGAGGGGGGGAAACAAGGACAGCCGATGGGATGACAGTGATGAGCAGGTGGAAGTGGGAAGAAAAGTATATAAACAACTCTTATAACACGGGACAGTAGAAATGAATGGGTTCTTAGTCCAGCGGTGATGGCTCTGATAGCACGAATTCCCCGGGGAAAATGAACCTATTTATcgagaagggggggaaaaaacCATGGAGAGGACTCGATGATCAAGGTGACCCGGCCCATGGGGAAGAAGGGACCCTGCCTGCCGGTCTCTATACATCCAAGACCCATAACTCCCGGAAGAGATTCGTCCAAGATCGGTCCTGCCGGGGGGTGAGCGCAGGCATCTCGGATACACCATGGACACTAGTGACATGAGGTGCCTGTTCAAACCCTTTGCCCCTCCTCATGGATGCCCGGGTGCGCATGAGTACCCGAGCATCTCCTTGTGCGCCACATCTTTATAGTGCGTGTATGTGCGTAGGcaggtacatacatacaagaGAGGAGTGATTGAGTGGTCGagtgatgaagagaaaaaagagcagtTGTATGCACGAGTTCCAGTCGTGACGTGTGTGGCCGCCGTGTGTATGCGTCGCTTTGCGGACAATAcaagcatctttttttctccccagACCACCCACATATAGCAGATAAGACGACTTTCCCTATTGGCGGCCCtacagagagagaagccatgCGAACAAGCAATCCAGGGTCCGCGGTGCCACTCGCACACACACGCACCCCGTAAACTTAGAAACGGCCAGCCCAGCAAGCCCTCAATGCGACCCTCTCATGCACATCACTCCTGTCTCTTCAGACGTGAAGCCATCGGTTACACCTTGAGTAACCTGGGGAAAGGCTCATTGAAACAGTGCCGGGGTGCTGTCGATATGGATAACATGGCCGGCCGGCAGAAGGCCCAGACGACCAAGTGTGTAACGAAGCCGGGGACAccagaaagagaggaaaacgGAGGCGACAagtgttgttgtttttttccttcagcGGCAGTGAATAGGATCATCTCCCATGTTGCCGTCGCTATTTTCTGCTACAATCTCCCTTCCCTGAAGCCACCAGCGTCGGAATTTCCACGTCCATGCAGAGCACGGGTGTCTTGGCCCGGCTTCAAGTGGCAGCCCGCCGTTATTGGTCTACATACGAACGACGTGCATTTGCCATATGTAGGCATGTCCGGGCTGCTACTTGAACTTCTGCCTCGAGTCAGCTCTGTCCACACTCTTAATTGGCAGCAACGGAGTCTCCACCCTTCAGCAACGGCTATCGGCATGCCGCCGGAGAGGGATCCAATGGGATTTCTTTGATGGACCCTTATCCAAGGTCTTGCCTGGGTACCCGGTAGTAGCGTAGTTGTGGAAGCTTCTCCTACCGCAGATGCTTCTATACAATGTACGTCAAGGCTGTGCCCGCGGAAACGGCTGAAGGCTTGCCGcagggaggggggagggtgTGTCCGGGTACGTATATGTCAGGGGATGCGGAAACGAGTGCAATAGTTGAGCTCAGTCAAGCCATTAAGTTTGATTGCCATCCGTCTCGCATAGGAGCAGCCTTCTAGTCCGCAGATGGAACGCCATGCATACGGCTACTCTATCCGTCCATAGCCCTTACGTCCTGTTTCAGCTTCCAGCAGGCCTGGTCTCTGGGTCCAGGTCTCAGTCGACTCGTCCAGAGCACCAGAAAGGGGAGTTCATCGATGCACCATCTCGCGGATCTCCGAGATGCCACAGAGTCCCCTGTGAAGGATCCCCAGGCTCACCGAAAATAGTATCTGCTGAGCCTTCGCGAAACATTCTAGCCCTAGAAGTGGGACAGCAGGATTCCTCAGTCGCAGATCTGCCACCACCGGCAACACGCAAGCAGCATCCGCGAAGTCAAAGCCCGAGCGATGAGCTAGCCTCATCATCCCAGCCGAAGATCAAGGCAGCCGCTATGCATAAAGCTGTGAGAGAGATGTACAGGTACCAGCGAAAGCCACTGCGGCAGCGAATTAGctggtatttttttttccttttcttttttttttttgtaattCTTTCCCTTTGTTTATTAGCCTCGAATAAAGTACTGCTCCCATATTAGTTCTTTCTTCCCTGTGTGCGCGTATCTAGCCttgtttccccttctttGGTGGGTCGAGGGATTCGTAATAGCAGTTATCATTAAGCAAGTTTTTTCGTCCTGCTCTTTgtgttttttctcttttctttttgtagTCGCCTCAGCACGCCAAAAGACACTCTACCCGACATCATTTATACTGGTGTGGCGCAGGGGTGTGAGCGACTAGTGCGTGAAGGCGGATCATGCGCCCGCCATTCCTCGATTCTCTGTTTACTTTCTGTAGAATATCTGCAGACATCAATTAGCAGCTGTTTCTTGTCCTCCATTTTTGATATAATTCCAAATGGAAGCCATGAATTTCCCGCTTACCTTTTTGAACTGGAAATGCAACTGTAAAATTCCCTACAAGGCTACAGCGTTAGCAGCTCGACAGGGTCAAGGTTATTAATCGAAAGAGTGGCGAGGCAAGATAGGACCGCGCTTGTGGCGGCTGTCTTGGGT from Trichoderma atroviride chromosome 3, complete sequence encodes the following:
- a CDS encoding uncharacterized protein (EggNog:ENOG41), coding for MASPILDRKLPVESYTDFQHPQSTKQSTSMGCCSPAAFSPLPSSFEKGQQHHQPDTCSFTPAVCALPQQQRHQELQCSQGGQVLSPPACCIESCAYMSPYSPYQPRSHSIWPSPPLRPGDIQYCMPFQDLPACGRASLPCHNTSPASPGEWSSSVSGYPPTSGYIHSQHPGDQPFDRVCTPMSAQELPLQHPDIHTPYTASFHPESDVDMPTAYNLSVSSHAMPELSAVPASSSAGSPDGLQAETPASFISPKVEHIDGQDAEFMESILAAPRADEPMTMSSARPDDKADEPYAKLIYKALMGQPDYTMTLQELYQWFRDHTSKAKNERGGWQNSIRHNLSMNAAFKRRDRKRVEDTAPLACAEGEALLAGEAKRANEWILEDWAVRDGVQSTTRYRKGNSGRRASRRSSSHLDMGMERRLNQRNSTVRALSGQKGGCAARNSRIRGHLYGHELPLASGRQYRLVDSGLGSPPAPMADPFYSMPIAIPRIDPAAIQTPMVQGHSNSADFGTAATAATELFGLQMAGPRMDQQVAGGGNGHGGIHVVSYMGQQEQMYLEPSPAEFPYGIADVQLDYAGDHANINVPEQIRRHNTIIGTPRIGWTSPNGV
- a CDS encoding uncharacterized protein (EggNog:ENOG41) encodes the protein MAGDLTWQPLPQASSSDIPMLLVSVDIGTAAYTVRITDLANIWVESLDRKAIFMRGWSENTSIDPSDTPENMAKFLGSLRSALDPTQPGHEQTALTLSPGSSAEAGEDGLSLLVTCPLPGFQPLKWPIHLKKSPPSAIATDLVLPLLEAQFARKEEVKALLQEMSHKDTVITKLADKLEATGTGLEHVFTALSGKKKVTRSAAEEKVKGLAPFRKHNWKASLKSDENSPTNVGDLARNVFGGEGLNKRCLIQVDASPALDTWWHDFKGTSQLVRRSKQQIASPTKRLPSPSTKSMNVEDDDDFQVQPTPPHLQSKNKSSPIALADDASTEDEEEMAVKLPPEPGAKNAASSQDTKTNRLPATTTPVPADEDETASEASDDEMITSHGPSSSLPAPAHPKPITKAGGLGRIGGAATKIRATEAAEAAEVKEDTEKQATIKPQAPKKLGVIGKKSDTGGSKTSIGDNSAKRGRPAEREESQTEDQPRETSQERADRRREELKNDLQRKAAAGPAKKKRRF